A single Carassius carassius chromosome 3, fCarCar2.1, whole genome shotgun sequence DNA region contains:
- the mef2ab gene encoding myocyte-specific enhancer factor 2A isoform X1 has product MGRKKIQITRIMDERNRQVTFTKRKFGLMKKAYELSVLCDCEIALIIFNRSNKLFQYASTDMDKVLLKYTEYNEPHESRTNSDIVEVLNKKEQRGCDSPDPEASYVLTPHMEEKYQKINEEFDNMMRNHKLPSALGQQSYSIPLSLPVTNPTTLSYSTDSSLDTPVSLSGTNMLSLSSNNSTAVMDGMRVSSEISLPNGAHSSHVANGFVGGSEGNSMGRVVSAKSQASSTSGRKPDLRVLIPPVCKGTASALPPEEAEEHLRIDNSQSSQSLSTPVVSVATPSLHPQGLVYSAMTSSFTTDFALSSTEPSSLHSFSSPDAVISETGSSWKHSNHGQPGFSAQSIKSEPISPPRERAGHSLYPTKPRPGSGQEVGRSPAESFGSSGSSYEGSDREDQRLDSHPGTATSGQRSSPETESQEDPSVKRIRTDSWVT; this is encoded by the exons GTGACCTTCACAAAGAGGAAGTTTGGTCTGATGAAGAAGGCGTATGAGCTCAGTGTTCTGTGTGACTGTGAAATAGCCCTGATTATCTTTAACCGCTCCAATAAGCTCTTCCAGTACGCCAGCACAGACATGGACAAGGTCTTGCTCAAGTACACCGAATACAACGAACCTCATGAGAGCAGAACCAACTCGGACATTGTCGAA GTGCTGAACAAAAAGGAGCAAAGAGGTTGTGACAGCCCAGATCCAGAAGCTTCATATGTCCTCACGCCTCACATGGAGGAGAAATATCAGAAGATTAATGAAGAGTTTGACAATATGATGAGAAATCACAAACTT CCGTCTGCTCTGGGTCAGCAGAGTTACTCGATACCGCTGTCTTTGCCCGTCACCAACCCCACCACGCTGTCCTACAGCACAGACAGCTCTCTGGACACCCCAGTGTCCCTCAGCGGGACTAACATGCTGTCTCTGTCCTCCAACAACAGCActgcagtcatgg ATGGCATGCGAGTTTCCTCAGAAATCTCTCTTCCAAACGGTGCGCACTCCAGCCATGTGG CTAATGGCTTTGTTGGCGGTTCAGAAGGAAACAGTATGGGAAGAGTCGTTTCTGCAAAATCTCAAGCATCGTCTACATCGGGCCGCAAACCTGATCTCAGAGTGCTCATTCCTCCAGTGTGCAAGGGCACTGCTTCTGCACTG CCGCCAGAGGAAGCAGAGGAACATTTG AGAATTGACAACTCTCAGTCCAGCCAATCCCTGAGCACACCCGTGGTCTCCGTGGCAACCCCCAGTCTACATCCCCAGGGCCTTGTGTACTCAGCCATGACATCATCTTTCACTACAG attttgccTTGAGCAGTACAGAGCCTAGTTCTTTACATAGCTTCAGTTCACCAGATGCTGTCATATCAGAAACAGGATCTTCATGGAAACACAGTAATCATGGTCAGCCAGGCTTCAGTGCCCAGAG CATCAAATCAGAGCCCATCTCCCCTCCCAGAGAGCGTGCCGGTCACTCGCTGTACCCCACCAAACCTCGGCCCGGCTCCGGACAAGAAGTGGGCCGCTCTCCTGCTGAGAGCTTCGGTTCTTCTGGTAGTTCATATGAAGGTAGCGACCGTGAGGACCAGCGGCTGGACTCTCACCCAGGCACCGCTACATCAGGACAAAGATCATCACCAGAGACAGAGAGCCAGGAAGATCCCTCAGTCAAACGCATACGCACAGACAGCTGGGTAACTTAG
- the mef2ab gene encoding myocyte-specific enhancer factor 2A isoform X2: MGRKKIQITRIMDERNRQVTFTKRKFGLMKKAYELSVLCDCEIALIIFNRSNKLFQYASTDMDKVLLKYTEYNEPHESRTNSDIVEVLNKKEQRGCDSPDPEASYVLTPHMEEKYQKINEEFDNMMRNHKLPSALGQQSYSIPLSLPVTNPTTLSYSTDSSLDTPVSLSGTNMLSLSSNNSTAVMDGMRVSSEISLPNGAHSSHVANGFVGGSEGNSMGRVVSAKSQASSTSGRKPDLRVLIPPVCKGTASALRIDNSQSSQSLSTPVVSVATPSLHPQGLVYSAMTSSFTTDFALSSTEPSSLHSFSSPDAVISETGSSWKHSNHGQPGFSAQSIKSEPISPPRERAGHSLYPTKPRPGSGQEVGRSPAESFGSSGSSYEGSDREDQRLDSHPGTATSGQRSSPETESQEDPSVKRIRTDSWVT, encoded by the exons GTGACCTTCACAAAGAGGAAGTTTGGTCTGATGAAGAAGGCGTATGAGCTCAGTGTTCTGTGTGACTGTGAAATAGCCCTGATTATCTTTAACCGCTCCAATAAGCTCTTCCAGTACGCCAGCACAGACATGGACAAGGTCTTGCTCAAGTACACCGAATACAACGAACCTCATGAGAGCAGAACCAACTCGGACATTGTCGAA GTGCTGAACAAAAAGGAGCAAAGAGGTTGTGACAGCCCAGATCCAGAAGCTTCATATGTCCTCACGCCTCACATGGAGGAGAAATATCAGAAGATTAATGAAGAGTTTGACAATATGATGAGAAATCACAAACTT CCGTCTGCTCTGGGTCAGCAGAGTTACTCGATACCGCTGTCTTTGCCCGTCACCAACCCCACCACGCTGTCCTACAGCACAGACAGCTCTCTGGACACCCCAGTGTCCCTCAGCGGGACTAACATGCTGTCTCTGTCCTCCAACAACAGCActgcagtcatgg ATGGCATGCGAGTTTCCTCAGAAATCTCTCTTCCAAACGGTGCGCACTCCAGCCATGTGG CTAATGGCTTTGTTGGCGGTTCAGAAGGAAACAGTATGGGAAGAGTCGTTTCTGCAAAATCTCAAGCATCGTCTACATCGGGCCGCAAACCTGATCTCAGAGTGCTCATTCCTCCAGTGTGCAAGGGCACTGCTTCTGCACTG AGAATTGACAACTCTCAGTCCAGCCAATCCCTGAGCACACCCGTGGTCTCCGTGGCAACCCCCAGTCTACATCCCCAGGGCCTTGTGTACTCAGCCATGACATCATCTTTCACTACAG attttgccTTGAGCAGTACAGAGCCTAGTTCTTTACATAGCTTCAGTTCACCAGATGCTGTCATATCAGAAACAGGATCTTCATGGAAACACAGTAATCATGGTCAGCCAGGCTTCAGTGCCCAGAG CATCAAATCAGAGCCCATCTCCCCTCCCAGAGAGCGTGCCGGTCACTCGCTGTACCCCACCAAACCTCGGCCCGGCTCCGGACAAGAAGTGGGCCGCTCTCCTGCTGAGAGCTTCGGTTCTTCTGGTAGTTCATATGAAGGTAGCGACCGTGAGGACCAGCGGCTGGACTCTCACCCAGGCACCGCTACATCAGGACAAAGATCATCACCAGAGACAGAGAGCCAGGAAGATCCCTCAGTCAAACGCATACGCACAGACAGCTGGGTAACTTAG